A section of the Prochlorococcus sp. MIT 1341 genome encodes:
- a CDS encoding bleomycin hydrolase — translation MLDAFSRAVVSADAKGATIGTTELASLRKYVSDANKRIDATLAITQNVSCIAADAVAGMVCENTGMTQPGGNCYPTRRMAACLRDGEIILRYVSYALLAGDPSILDDRCLNGLKETYLALGVPTANAVRAVEIMKAATVAIMTETNSGRKMFEGINSGSGAQCQEIASEAASYFDRVISSIS, via the coding sequence ATGCTTGACGCCTTCTCACGTGCTGTAGTCTCTGCTGACGCAAAAGGAGCAACTATTGGGACTACGGAGCTTGCCTCTCTTCGTAAGTATGTATCTGATGCAAACAAGCGTATTGATGCGACTTTAGCGATTACTCAAAATGTTTCATGTATCGCTGCTGATGCTGTTGCTGGAATGGTTTGTGAAAACACTGGAATGACGCAGCCGGGCGGTAATTGTTATCCAACAAGGCGAATGGCGGCTTGCCTAAGAGATGGAGAAATTATTTTGAGATATGTGAGTTATGCACTTCTCGCTGGCGACCCTTCGATTCTTGATGATCGTTGTTTGAATGGCCTCAAAGAGACCTACCTTGCACTTGGCGTCCCGACAGCAAATGCAGTTCGTGCTGTGGAAATAATGAAGGCAGCAACGGTTGCAATTATGACTGAGACTAATTCTGGGCGTAAAATGTTTGAGGGTATCAACTCTGGCTCAGGAGCTCAGTGTCAAGAAATCGCTTCAGAAGCGGCTTCTTATTTTGACAGAGTTATCAGTTCTATTAGTTGA